TGTGCATATGAACACCCGTTTTCTGGTGACGCAAAAAGCATGGTTTGGCGGCGGCGCGGACTTGAACCCGGCGCTACCCAAAGAGGATGACACCGCCGATTTCCATGCCCGAATGCAGCAAGCATGCGACGCGCACGACCCGAAATATTATCCCGAATACAAGAAATGGGCCGATGACTATTTCTACATCCCGCACCGCAAGGTGCATCGCGGTGTCGGCGGCATTTTCTATGACCATCTCGAATGTGATGGCGAGAACAGTTTCGAGCGTAACTTCGCCTTTACCCAGGATGTAGGGCGCGCCTTTCTCGATATCTTCCCCAGACTGGTGCGGCGGCGGATGGACAGCGAATTCGACATGGACGACCGCAACGCCCAGCTCATCTATCGCGGTCGCTATGCCGAGTTTAACCTGGTCTATGACCGCGGCACAATTTTCGGCCTGAAGACCGGTGGCAATATCGATGCGATATTGATGAGCCTGCCGCCGCTGGCGATCTGGGAATAGGCTCAAGCACAACCAGCCGTGACCGAACCCACAATCCCCGTGCCGCGAGGCCATGTCGCCACAATTGTCACCCATTTGGAAATGCTGTCGCCACCAGAACCGAAGCCAGCCCCTGATTCGATTCTGCAGCTAGAAAACTGGCAAGACGCATCATGCGACAGTTATCTCAAGCTGTTCCGAGAAATCGGCACGCAATGGCTTTGGATTGGCCGATTGCTGCTGTCCGATGACGCATTGCAAGCTGTGCTCAATGATGCGGGGATAGCGCGCTATGCAGTAAGAACCCCGGATAACAGCACTTGCGGTATGGTAGAACTCGACTTTCGCGTGCCCGGTGAATGCGAGATCGTCTATCTCGGCCTCACACCAGACCATAGCAGTAAAGGCCATGGCGCATGGCTGATAGGCGAAGCGCTGAAACGCGCGTGGCGCGATGATGTGAAGCGGGTGTGGCTACACACCTGCACGCTAGACCACCCGGCAGCGCTCGGCTTTTACTGCAAGCATGGCTTTGTGCCTTTCAAGCGGGAGATGGCAACCATGCCCGACCACCGCCTGACCGGCCATCTGCCACGCGACGCCGCGCCGCAGGTGCCGATTATTGAATAGAACTTAGCCGAAGGTTTCCTGCAGTTCTGCTGAGTCAACACCCTCAGCAAGCTGGCGATAAATCGCAGCGATAGCAGCGAGACTAATCGCCGAGGTAATCGCCGAAACGATAGCGGCCAGCAGTGCGCCGATCATTGCAACAACGCCGCCGTTCAAAATCATGCCAAGCGTAATCAAATTGCTAATCCAGCTAATTACGATGATGCCTACTCCGATAATGAGAAGGAAAGCGAAAATAATCATGCCATTGCCTTCGGTCATCTCCCATGAGCGCTTTAGAGCCTCAATCGGATTTTTTTCCTTCTCCGCTGCCACGATAGGGCTGGCACATACCAGCTTGACCATCAGGAAGATGCCAGGAATGACTAAGAGAACGAGACCAAGCCCAATGCCGATCCACATAATGATATTAGTCAGAAGATAAGGCAAAAACATTGCCGCTGCGGCACTGATTGTGGCGCCCAAATCTGTCTTGGTCTGTGTCAGAAAGGCTGTAAATATGGTCAGCGAGCCCAGCATTCCGAGCAAAACCGAGACCAACACCCAGATACCATTGAACCCCGAGAATGCTGCAAGAGGATTAACGTTCAATTCTGTCGATCCAATGAAAAAATGCATCAACATGGCGGGCAATATCGTAAACAAACCGAGGGCTACCAATATCGTTTGCATATGCTCGGTCAACAATGCGATCGCATCGTTAAACCCTTTACCCAGGTCGAATGTCTTTCCCATTGCACTTCCCCTTAAACACTCATGAGATACTGCCGTTGCGACGGTCGGCGGTCTAGCGAACACATCGCATATGTTCCCTTCCGCGACGCGATCCGCCCATGCGTCAGACCAGGCAACCTGTCCATGCACTGATTAGAGAATTTACAATTTGGTCCGCAAAGCCTCGGCTTGGGTTAGCCAAAAGTCTCTTCCAGTTCCTGGCTGTCGCGATCCGCATTCAGGGTTCTGAAAATCCCCACTGGTATCAGAGTGGTCCCGATGAAGTAGCAGATATAGGCAGGCAGCGTTAATATCAGCGAGAAGAGTCCACCGCCAACGACATCCATGATCGTGCCCAATAAAGACACGGCATAGTAAATGGCGGAAACCAGAAGATTGGCGATAAAGTTATACAGCATGAGAATAAGCGTCATGCCTTGCGTTTGACGCCAGGATTCCGCCATGGCACTAAATGGATTATACGAGCCTCGCGCCGCCATGATCGGTCCGGCAAGACCCAGGCGCGAAACAACGAACAGCGCCAAAGGGAATAAGAAGAGCAGGAAAATCACGAAAACAAAGCCGATCATCAAACCGCCTGCGGTGCTGAGGCTGTCAAGATCACCAGCATAGGCAGCAAGACCGAACAGGGTAAATAACACGCCCAAAGGTAGAGCAAAAAGCAGGTAGATCGCGAAAACGGCAACGGCCACGGGTATTGAAGCACCATAGCCATACAGAAAGGCTTGGGGAAACTCGATAGACTCAAACGTCGACGTCGACCGGAAGATACTCATTTGCGCCGCAATGAATGGCAAAAATGCCACCAGCACGAACAATATCACACCCAAAACGCTGGTGGCATCGTTGAAAAGCCCGGCTGGCTGACTGCCCATCACCGACAAAACCGACCAGCCGCCGAAAAAGACGAACGAAAACACCGTGATG
The sequence above is drawn from the Parasphingorhabdus sp. SCSIO 66989 genome and encodes:
- the hemF gene encoding oxygen-dependent coproporphyrinogen oxidase, yielding MTDWSEQKTRANTWFKSLRDDICAEFEAIEREAGSDARFTYNEWDRKDGDGTPGGGGRSGLIKGRVFEKAGVNVSMVEGTFSEDFAKQIHGAGDDPRFFATGISLVAHMANPHVPNVHMNTRFLVTQKAWFGGGADLNPALPKEDDTADFHARMQQACDAHDPKYYPEYKKWADDYFYIPHRKVHRGVGGIFYDHLECDGENSFERNFAFTQDVGRAFLDIFPRLVRRRMDSEFDMDDRNAQLIYRGRYAEFNLVYDRGTIFGLKTGGNIDAILMSLPPLAIWE
- a CDS encoding GNAT family N-acetyltransferase; amino-acid sequence: MTEPTIPVPRGHVATIVTHLEMLSPPEPKPAPDSILQLENWQDASCDSYLKLFREIGTQWLWIGRLLLSDDALQAVLNDAGIARYAVRTPDNSTCGMVELDFRVPGECEIVYLGLTPDHSSKGHGAWLIGEALKRAWRDDVKRVWLHTCTLDHPAALGFYCKHGFVPFKREMATMPDHRLTGHLPRDAAPQVPIIE